A genomic window from Peromyscus maniculatus bairdii isolate BWxNUB_F1_BW_parent chromosome 1, HU_Pman_BW_mat_3.1, whole genome shotgun sequence includes:
- the Smim38 gene encoding small integral membrane protein 38 → MASWLGDAAGPDPLMVLLVVILLVRFILWSCLGTYMDYRLARPHPGKPKEE, encoded by the coding sequence ATGGCCTCCTGGCTTGGGGATGCTGCTGGTCCTGACCCACTCATGGTGCTCCTGGTGGTCATCCTCCTGGTGCGCTTCATCCTGTGGTCCTGTCTGGGGACCTATATGGACTACAGGCTGGCCCGGCCTCATCCTGGCAAACCCAAGGAAGAGTAA